One genomic window of Punica granatum isolate Tunisia-2019 chromosome 1, ASM765513v2, whole genome shotgun sequence includes the following:
- the LOC116199535 gene encoding organelle RRM domain-containing protein 2, mitochondrial, with amino-acid sequence MALRSAAAAAPRGPRRLFSTSSFGFPPTPAAAKPREEAEPSTNLFVSGLSKLTTTENLRAAFSQFGEVIHARVVTDRVTGYSKGFGFVRYASLEDAAKGIDGMHGKFLDGWVIFAEYARPRSQPPPQQNGFPTYGSR; translated from the exons ATGGCTCTGAGATCGGCAGCGGCTGCCGCGCCTCGCGGCCCGAGGCGACTCTTCTCCACCTCAAGTTTCGGATTTCCGCCAACCCCGGCCGCGGCTAAGCCGCGAGAGGAGGCAGAGCCCAGCACCAACCTCTTCGTCTCTG GGCTGAGTAAACTCACCACCACAGAGAACCTACGGGCAGCTTTCTCCCAGTTTGGCGAAGTTATTCACG CTAGGGTTGTGACCGATCGCGTGACGGGATACTCAAAGGGATTTGGTTTTGTGAGATATGCTTCGCTTGAAGATGCTGCAAAGGGCATAGACGGTATGCATGGGAAG TTTCTAGATGGTTGGGTTATATTCGCGGAATATGCAAGACCAAGATCTCAACCTCCTCCTCAGCAGAACGGGTTCCCGACATACGGTAGTCGGTAG
- the LOC116199513 gene encoding putative beta-glucosidase 41 — MRVGLVLLLVFSCFWNSESISRADFPPGFSFGTASSAYQFEGAVNEGNKGPSIWDTFTRQPGRILDFSNADTAVDHYHRFKDDIDLMKDLGMDAYRFSISWPRIYPNGTGEPNPDGLQYYNSLIDVLLEKGIEPYVTLYHWDLPQMLEDKYEGWLSHQIIKDFENYASTCFQAFGDRVKRWITFNEPHDFAIQGYDTGLQAPGRCSILGGIFCRKGKSSVEPYIVAHNILLSHAAAYHNYQQNFKEKQGGQIGIALDAKWYEPISDSSEDQDAASRAMDFGLGWFLDPLFFGDYPDSMRTLVGERLPEISLEMSKLLRGSLDFVGINHYTTLYARNDRTGIRKLILQDASSDAAVITTAFRAGVPIGQRAASRWLHIVPWGIRKFAIYVRDKYGNPPVIITENGMDELNRPYVTLTKALQDDRRIDYHRDYLSNLSAAIRENDCNVRGYFTWSLLDNWEWNSGYTVRFGLYYVDYKNNLTRIPKSSAHWFKSFLTLGSELRSEI, encoded by the exons ATGAGAGTCGGTTTGGTGCTCCTTTTAGTGTTCAGCTGCTTCTGGAATTCAGAGTCCATCAGCAGAGCTGATTTCCCGCCCGGATTTTCGTTCGGAACCGCTTCTTCAGCTTACCAG TTCGAAGGGGCAGTAAATGAGGGAAACAAGGGCCCGAGCATATGGGATACATTCACAAGGCAACCTG GCAGAATTTTGGACTTCAGCAATGCAGACACAGCAGTTGATCACTATCACAGGTTTAAG gACGACATCGACTTGATGAAGGATCTGGGAATGGACGCTTATAGGTTCTCGATATCTTGGCCGAGAATCTATCCAA ATGGAACAGGAGAACCAAACCCAGATGGTCTGCAATATTACAACAGCCTCATCGATGTTTTATTGGAAAAAG GAATTGAGCCTTATGTAACTCTATATCATTGGGATCTTCCGCAGATGCTAGAAGACAAGTATGAAGGATGGTTAAGCCATCAAATAAT AAAGGATTTCGAGAATTATGCCTCCACTTGCTTCCAGGCATTTGGAGACAGAGTCAAGCGCTGGATCACATTCAACGAACCTCATGATTTCGCCATCCAAGGTTATGACACGGGCCTTCAGGCACCTGGAAGGTGCTCCATTCTCGGCGGAATTTTCTGCAGAAAGGGCAAATCATCAGTTGAACCTTACATCGTGGCCCACAACATATTATTGTCTCATGCTGCTGCTTATCACAATTATCAGCAGAACTTCAAG GAAAAACAAGGAGGCCAAATTGGAATAGCACTAGATGCGAAATGGTATGAACCAATATCTGACAGCAGCGAGGACCAAGATGCTGCAAGCAGAGCAATGGATTTCGGACTTGGATG GTTCCTCGACCCACTTTTCTTCGGAGACTACCCAGATTCTATGCGAACACTTGTAGGAGAAAGACTACCCGAGATTTCACTCGAAATGTCTAAACTCCTGAGGGGCTCGTTGGATTTTGTTGGGATTAATCACTACACCACACTGTATGCACGGAATGACAGGACAGGGATCCGGAAACTGATACTACAGGATGCTTCCTCTGATGCTGCTGTTATAACTACAG CTTTTCGAGCGGGAGTTCCTATAGGACAAAGA GCAGCTTCTCGATGGCTACATATTGTCCCATGGGGAATACGAAAGTTTGCAATATATGTTAGAGATAAATACGGGAACCCACCGGTGATTATAACAGAAAATG GTATGGATGAGCTAAACAGACCGTATGTAACATTAACTAAGGCTCTACAGGATGACAGAAGAATCGACTATCACAGGGATTATCTCTCGAATTTATCAGCTGCAATAAG GGAAAATGACTGCAATGTCCGTGGTTACTTCACGTGGTCGCTGCTTGACAACTGGGAATGGAACTCAGGCTACACCGTCCGCTTTGGACTTTACTATGTGGACTACAAGAACAACCTGACAAGGATTCCTAAATCATCTGCTCATTGGTTTAAAAGTTTTCTCACATTAGGCAGTGAACTCAGAAGTGAAATTTAG
- the LOC116199523 gene encoding mRNA cap guanine-N7 methyltransferase 1 — MKRGYKESSSPSTSLGPPQSRVKYNPDGDSEFLEDESTKLFARKVADHYSARTNQTLEEREASPIIHLKKLNNWIKSVLIQLYARRGDAVLDLACGKGGDLIKWDKAKIGYYVGIDIAEGSIEDCRTRYNGDADHHQRRKKFTFPARLICGDCFEVRLDKVLAEDAPFDICSCQFAMHYSWSTEARARRALANVSALLRPGGTFIGTMPDANVIIKKLREAEGLVLGNSVYWIRFDEEFSEKKFKSSNPFGIQYKFHLEDAVDCPEWIVPFHVFKSLAEEYDLEVVFVKNSHEFVHEYMKKPEYVELMRRLGALGDGNQDQSTLSPDEWEVAYLYLAFVLKKKGQPDRSQSNKRRDKGKMQISKEDIMNISGEF; from the exons ATGAAAAGAGGATACAAAGAATCATCATCCCCATCCACCTCTCTAGGGCCGCCTCAGTCGAGAGTCAAGTACAATCCAGACG GTGACTCTGAATTTCTCGAAGATGAAAGCACAAAGCTCTTTGCTAGGAAAGTGGCTGACCACTACAGCGCTCGGACTAATCAGACACTGGAAGAGCGGGAAGCGAGTCCAATTATTCATTTAAAGAAACTTAATAATTGG ATAAAGAGTGTCTTAATTCAGCTCTATGCTCGGCGAGGAGATGCAGTTCTCGACCTTGCATGTGGCAAG GGTGGCGATCTTATCAAGTGGGACAAGGCGAAAATTGGATATTATGTTGGCATTGACATAGCAGAAGGCTCG ATAGAAGATTGCAGAACACGTTACAATGGTGATGCTGACCACCATCAGCGGCGTAAAAAGTTCACATTTCCTGCACGCCTCATATGTGGAGATTGTTTTGAG GTTCGCTTGGATAAAGTTCTAGCGGAAGATGCTCCTTTTGATATCTGCAGTTGCCAG TTTGCAATGCATTACTCTTGGTCAACCGAAGCACGAGCTCGCCGAGCCTTGGCCAATGTATCGGCTCTCCTTCGTCCTGGCGGAACCTTCATCGGAACAATGCCTGATGCCAACGTGATCATAAAAAAGCTCAGAGAAG CTGAAGGACTTGTCTTGGGTAATAGCGTGTACTGGATAAGGTTCGACGAAGAATTTTCTGAAAAG AAATTTAAGTCCTCCAACCCCTTTGGAATCCAGTACAAGTTCCACCTTGAG GATGCTGTCGATTGTCCTGAATGGATAGTTCCTTTCCACGTGTTCAAGTCATTAGCAGAAGAG TATGATTTGGAGGTAGTTTTTGTAAAGAATTCACATGAATTTGTGCACGAATATATGAAGAAACCGGAATATGTGGAGTTGATGCGGAGGTTAGGGGCCTTGGGAGATGGTAACCAAGACCAAA GTACATTGTCACCAGATGAGTGGGAGGTAGCTTATCTGTACTTGGCGTTTGTCCTGAAGAAG aaAGGCCAACCCGATCGCTCGCAATCAAACAAGAGAAGAGACAAAGGGAAGATGCAGATATCAAAAGAGGACATCATGAATATCAGTGGCGAATTTTGA
- the LOC116199531 gene encoding uncharacterized protein LOC116199531 translates to MDRRQSRWLPATLQSLLHFRGMLPGTYVAPSKPGCSEVIASIASDPDVLKAALRNKAFMQYCHSQRTRSTQFFNEDSDEGPSIDDDHRSQDWKSPKKFDQFSDASDQFKLLHGRIADMVQNIKLTVVDMVTSVSSYLQSIFSLSEADKEAAGDTGSGSGFLDRTLGASFLGLAMMVIMIVLLKRA, encoded by the exons ATGGATCGGAGACAGAGTCGGTGGCTACCGGCGACTCTTCAGTCACTCctgcatttccggggcatgcTGCCAGGCACTTACGTTGCTCCGTCAAAACCCGGCTGCTCAG AGGTCATTGCATCGATTGCCAGTGACCCAGATGTTTTGAAGGCTGCTCTGCGGAACAAGGCCTTTATGCAATACTGTCATTCCCAGAGAACCA GATCCACCCAGTTCTTCAATGAGGACAGCGATGAGGGGCCATCCATTGATGATGATCATCGTTCTCAAGATTGGAAGTCCCCCAAGAAGTTCGATCAGTTCTCTGATGCTTCTGACCAATTTAAACTCCTGCATGGCCGGATAGCGGACATGGTACAGAACATAAAGCTTACGGTGGTGGATATGGTGACCTCTGTCTCCAGCTACCTGCAAAGCATCTTCAGTCTCTCCGAGGCGGACAAGGAAGCTGCAGGTGATACAGGAAGTGGGTCAGGATTCTTGGATCGTACTCTGGGCGCTTCTTTCCTGGGACTAGCTATGATGGTGATCATGATAGTCCTTTTGAAGCGAGCCtag